From the Dunckerocampus dactyliophorus isolate RoL2022-P2 chromosome 12, RoL_Ddac_1.1, whole genome shotgun sequence genome, one window contains:
- the cwf19l2 gene encoding CWF19-like protein 2 yields MAAHGVSFESTTNIANRKESKRQARQEALEKAKHQYEKEERRKELKRQRGEDTWMLPEVTDRLKEIEDEACVKSKKKKEKKSKKKKEKKKKAKKEKKATDAADGSSDSSDDSAEEWVEAQPQSQTPKAWKVLEKSKPPETYADSTQSVQRDEWMTFDFLAMKTTSTAERRAEKDRLKEEERAKAQAIEQAGLHKLELNPYWKDGGTGLPPEERAGTVTKKEGPVVNDGGLSWLRKSYQRMKEQAEREQRSLDEVVADRYGSMEEFQQRLAEAEKAVYGQRSRGEGGSMARGRWLEGKEERRETWRRKITERDQGRRSEREASPSARDRYSERGRYREGERDKPRQKDSERNSNKDRDRDRQRDRENQRDEERERSRDRERSSVASSAEQNWCQRSSSLGSLKGRFLKPSDDDDSSAPEHPPPASRSSSMRFLKPSSDDDSGPQTTISPTMNKCGSPGHQPDSLEQEAERGAAKLMAAPCDGKATKSSESDSQEEEEEEEEVVPILTEDEMNKLGAKLVKAEIMGNTAMVEKLKFQLEAARKAKENHAARMKLHQTAKSNLMAGRSSEDREVVLFRTDQSGQAWPVKPLSGPQEPHGGRRKKKPIETHVDGQRVRYFQDDDSVGLKEMVRREKMSSAQDQNALYSRMAAKMMGKTDGDNYTLDDMFVSSAAKREGEGREEERMRNRAAEESRRLTTTMEKCRHCFNSQELQKHLIIAIGSKVYLSLPAGVSMTEGHCLICPLQHHCAATSLDEDVWSEMQVFRRNLVRMFESQDLDCVFMEAHLNPRRRQHMVLECIPLPRELGDMAPIYFKKAIMECDEEWAMNKKVVDLSSKDIRKAVPRGLPYFAVDFGLQGGFAHVIENEQKFPHYFGKEVVGGMMDLEPRRWRKMIRENFDDQRKKVLQFAQWWKPYDCTKSGA; encoded by the exons ATGGCGGCGCACGGTGTTAGTTTTGAGAGCACCACGAACATCGCAAATCGTAAGGAAAGCAAACGACAGGCACGACAAGAAGCGCTCGAAAAG GCCAAGCATCAGTATGagaaggaggagaggaggaaggAGCTGAAGAGACAGAGAGGAGAAGACACTTGGATGCTTCCTGAGGTCACAGACAGACTGAAAGAAATAGAAGAC GAGGCCTGTGTgaaaagcaaaaagaagaaagaaaagaaatctaaaaagaagaaggagaagaagaagaaggccaAGAAGGAGAAAAAGGCAACAGATGCAGCTGATGGCTCAAGTGACAGCTCAGAT GACTCAGCTGAGGAGTGGGTTGAAGCTCAGCCTCAGTCACAGACTCCAAAAGCCTGGAAAGTTCTGGAGAAGTCCAAGCCTCCAGAGACATATGCCGACTCGACTCAGAGTGTACAG AGAGATGAATGGATGACCTTTGACTTTTTGGCCATGAAAACCACATCCACAGCAGAGAGGAGAGCTGAGAAAGACAGACTCAAAGAGGAGGAGCGGGCAAAGGCTCAAGCCATTGAACAG gcAGGTCTGCACAAATTAGAGCTGAACCCTTACTGGAAAGATGGAGGAACTGGTCTGCCCCCAGAGGAGAGAGCTGGTACTGTTACAAAGAAAG AAGGTCCAGTAGTGAATGATGGTGGCTTGAGCTGGCTGAGGAAGAGCTACCAGAGGATGAAGGAGCAGGCAGAGAGAGAGCAACGCAGCCTGGATGAGGTGGTGGCAGACAGATATGGA tcaATGGAGGAATTTCAGCAGCGACTTGCAGAGGCAGAAAAGGCTGTATATGGGCAAAGAAGCAGAGGAGAAGGGGGCAGTATGGCGAGAGGCAGGTGGCTGGAGGGAAAGGAGGAGCGCAGAGAGACTTGGAGGAGAAAAATCACAGAGAGAGATCAAGGGAGAAGAAGTGAAAGAGAGGCATCACCCTCAGCACGGGACAGATATTCAGAGAGAGGAAGATATCGAGAAGGAGAGCGAGATAAACCAAGACAGAAAGATAGTGAAAGAAACTCAAATAAGGACAGGGACCGAGACAGACAAAGGGACAGAGAGAATCAACGGGAtgaagaaagagagagaagcaGAGATCGGGAGAGGTCCAGTGTTGCATCATCAGCAGAACAAAATTGGTGTCAACGTTCCTCGTCGCTTGGGTCTCTGAAAGGCCGCTTTCTTAAGCCGTCAGATGATGATGACAGCAGCG CTCCAGAGCACCCTCCTCCAGCATCTCGGTCATCGTCTATGAGATTCTTGAAACCCAGCTCAGACGACGACTCTGGTCCACAGACCACAATTTCACCGACCATGAACAAGTGTGGTAGTCCGGGCCATCAACCCGATTCTTTGGAACAAGAAGCAGAGCGAGGCGCTGCAAAGCTAATGGCCGCTCCATGTGATGGCAAAGCCACAAAATCAAG TGAGAGCGACagtcaagaagaagaagaagaagaagaagaggtagTTCCAATCCTCACTGAGGATGAGATGAACAAACTGGGTGCCAAGTTGGTGAAGGCCGAGATTATGGGTAACACA GCCATGGTTGAGAAGCTGAAATTCCAGTTGGAGGCTGCTCGTAAAGCCAAAGAGAACCACGCTGCACGAATGAAGCTCCACCAAACGGCTAAATCAAACCTg ATGGCTGGCAGATCGAGCGAGGACCGGGAGGTTGTGCTGTTCAGAACAGACCAGTCCGGTCAGGCCTGGCCAGTCAAGCCCCTGTCTGGACCACAGGAGCCCCACGGAGGACGACGGAAAAAGAAGCCG ATTGAGACTCATGTTGATGGGCAGCGTGTGCGCTACTTTCAGGATGACGACAGTGTGGGTCTGAAGGAGATGGTCAGGAGGGAGAAGATGAGCTCCGCACAGGATCAGAATGCCCTCTACTCTCGAATGGCTGCCAAG ATGATGGGAAAGACAGATGGCGACAACTACACCCTGGACGATATGTTTGTGTCAAGTGCAGCAAAGAGGGAAGGCGAAGGGAGAGAAGAGGAAAGGATGAGGAACAGAGCTGCAGAGGAGAGCAGGAGACTGACGACCACCATGGAGAAATGCCGTCACTGTTTCAACAGCCAGGAGCTCCAGAAGCACCTCATAATAGCCATAGGGAGCAAG GTGTACCTGAGTCTCCCTGCAGGTGTGTCCATGACGGAGGGCCATTGTCTCATCTGTCCTCTCCAGCATCACTGTGCTGCCACCAGTTTGGATGAAGATGTCTGGTCGGAAATGCAG GTGTTCCGACGCAACTTGGTGCGTATGTTCGAGTCCCAGGACTTGGACTGTGTGTTCATGGAAGCGCACCTGAACCCACGCAGGAGACAGCACATGGTCCTGGAGTGTATCCCACTACCTCGGGAACTGGGGGATATGGCACCTATATATTTTAag AAAGCTATCATGGAGTGTGATGAGGAATGGGCCATGAACAAGAAGGTCGTCGACCTCTCTTCAAAGGACATCCGCAAAGCT GTTCCCCGAGGGCTGCCCTACTTTGCCGTAGACTTTGGACTCCAGGGAGGGTTTGCTCATGTAATTGAAAATGAACAGAAGTTCCCACATTACTTCGGCAAG GAAGTTGTTGGAGGTATGATGGACTTAGAGCCAAGGCGTTGGAGGAAGATGATACGTGAGAATTTTGATGATCAGAGGAAAAAAGTCCTGCAGTTTGCACAGTGGTGGAAACCGTACGACTGTACCAAGAGCGGGGCTTAG
- the alkbh8 gene encoding alkylated DNA repair protein alkB homolog 8 has product MDVSVETNLKVDRRRKSDKKLLRKQVKSSHTLLKHEGISTTSQPSKSLVVANGGLGNGVSREELSAALKEMGEVETLLMPPHKPYAFVTYGSKEDSRNAHINLNGQKLQCGENSVTLYLSYVDSVPCEQQACVTLPVGLLLVEDFVSAEEEALLLAAIDWSSTHHDVTAQKALKHRRVKHYGFEFCYDNNNVDKDKPLAADLPAECLPILERCLQKGHIKFTPDQLTVNQYESGQGIPPHVDTHSAFEDTILSLSLGAKTVMEFRHPDGRVVNVFLPGRSLLVMQGESRYLWMHGITPRKFDMVTACDPQYAPPTTCDLGALNQLTLSKRGTRTSFTFRKIRRGPCCCAFPSACDSQGDPSPPPPPPLPRCHGDAARLEEEYVHRVYNAIASHFSSTRHSPWPRVCHFLSSLSPGSVVADVGCGNGKYLAVNPEVIRVGCDRSSTLVRICADRGFQAFVSDALRVPLRTATCDACISIAVIHHFSTPERRLAAVKELVRLLKPGGRALIYVWAFEQEYNRQKSKYLKDRNPSNNMSEERHESDGTSSTHVDNNVEDLSSKRPADGSKVTDDKLSVHTNRTAFNAQDLLVPWHLKEVKEKCKKDLKDSCPNSTDSETFSSMSSHSIPDSNHESQHQSGPPPVFHRYYHVFQQGELEQLCVLVEGVRVLSSYHDQGNWCVILEKHVGKQNV; this is encoded by the exons ATGGACGTAAGCGTGGAAACCAATTTGAAGGTTGACAGGAGGCGTAAATCTGACAAGAAACTTCTCCGTAAACAAGTAAAATCAAGTCACACTTTGTTGAAACACGAAGGAATCAGTACTACGTCGCAGCCCTCTAAG AGTTTAGTGGTGGCAAATGGCGGCTTGGGGAATGGTGTCAGCAGGGAAGAGCTGTCTGCTGCGCTCAAAGAGATGGGAGAAGTGGAGACCCTGCTTATGCCCCCTCACAAGCCCTATGCTTTTGTCACATATGG ATCCAAGGAGGATTCTCGGAACGCCCACATCAACTTGAATGGCCAGAAACTACAGTGTGGAGAGAATAGTGTGACGCTGTATCTCAGCTATGTTGATTCAG tacCTTGTGAGCAGCAGGCATGTGTTACCTTGCCAGTGGGGTTACTGTTAGTGGAAGACTTTGTTTCTGCAGAGGAAGAAGCTCTGCTGCTTGCTGCCATCGACTGGTCGTCCACTCATCATGATGTCACGG CCCAAAAAGCTCTGAAGCACAGAAGAGTCAAACACTATGGATTTGAATTTTGCtatgacaacaacaatgtggACAAAGACAAGCCATTAGCTGCAg ATCTTCCTGCGGAATGTTTACCTATACTGGAAAGGTGTCTGCAGAAGGGACATATCAAATTCACGCCCGACCAGCTGACTGTAAACCAGTATGAGTCCGGACAAG GTATTCCTCCTCATGTGGACACTCACTCAGCCTTCGAGGACACCATCCTGTCGCTCAGCCTGGGGGCAAAG ACGGTAATGGAGTTTCGTCACCCGGATGGTCGCGTCGTGAACGTGTTTTTGCCAGGACGGAGCCTCTTGGTGATGCAAGGAGAGAGCCGATACCTCTGGATGCACGG GATCACTCCGCGTAAATTCGACATGGTGACAGCCTGTGATCCACAATATGCTCCTCCTACAACATGTGACCTTGGTGCTCTCAACCAGCTCACCTTGAGCAAGAGGGGCACTCGCACTTCTTTCACGTTCCGTAAAATCCGACGTGGACCCTGCTGCTGTG ctTTCCCCTCCGCCTGCGACAGTCAAGGAGATCCCTCTCCGCCGCCACCCCCTCCGCTCCCTCGATGCCACGGTGATGCAGCCCGCCTGGAGGAGGAGTATGTGCACCGTGTGTACAACGCGATCGCCTCTCACTTTAGCAGCACCCGCCACTCGCCCTGGCCTCGTGTTTGTCACTTCTTGTCCTCGCTGTCGCCTGGGAGCGTGGTGGCTGATGTGGGCTGTGGAAACGGGAAGTATCTGGCTGTCAACCCAGAGGTCATTCGT GTGGGTTGTGACCGTAGCAGCACTCTCGTCCGAATCTGCGCCGACCGAGGTTTCCAGGCGTTTGTGTCTGACGCCCTGCGTGTCCCGCTACGAACGGCCACCTGTGACGCCTGCATCTCTATTGCTGTCATacatcacttttccacaccg GAGCGTCGGTTGGCGGCTGTGAAGGAATTGGTGAGACTTTTGAAGCCTGGGGGTCGTGCTCTCATTTACGTCTGGGCTTTTGAACAAGAGTACAACCGTCAGAAGTCCAAGTATCTCAAAGACCGCAACCCGAGCAACAACATGTCCGAGGAAAGACACGAGTCGGACGGGACATCCAGCACCCATGTCGACAACAACGTGGAAGACCTCAGCAGCAAAAGACCTGCAGATGGTAGTAAAGTGACCGACGACAAACTTAGTGTTCACACCAATCGCACAGCCTTCAACGCTCAGGACCTTCTGGTTCCGTGGCATCTGaaagaggtgaaagaaaaatgcaaaaaggatcTGAAAGACTCCTGTCCAAACAGTACCGACTCCGAGACGTTCTCCAGCATGAGTTCCCACAGTATCCCCGATAGTAATCATGAGTCACAGCATCAGAGCGGCCCTCCGCCTGTCTTCCACCGTTATTACCATGTGTTCCAGCAGGGAGAGCTAGAGCAGCTGTGTGTGCTGGTGGAGGGAGTGAGGGTGCTGAGTAGTTACCACGACCAGGGCAACTGGTGCGTCATTTTAGAGAAGCACGTTGGGAAACAGAATGTATGA
- the LOC129191062 gene encoding sarcolipin: protein MDRSAQELFLNFMIVLITVLLMWLLVKTYQD, encoded by the coding sequence ATGGACCGCTCTGCTCAGGAACTCTTTCTCAACTTCATGATCGTCTTAATCACTGTTCTGCTGATGTGGCTGCTGGTTAAAACATATCAGGACTAA